Genomic segment of Hippocampus zosterae strain Florida chromosome 12, ASM2543408v3, whole genome shotgun sequence:
tcatctttttattcttaaaaaaacaagacattgtttcaaattgacagtacaGAAAATGTACAAACATTTTGACTCGGTTTACTTCTTTGGTCTGTAAAATGCAAGAAAAGGGGGAGGGGACGCTACACAGGCTGATCTCTAGATGGCTACAGGCTGCAATGTATGATTtgcacgtgttttttttcttgtatgtttttttaagcAGCAATAAAAGGAATTGATCGACATGCTGATCGTGTATTCCGATGGCCGATTGACCGAAGCATGGTGGGGGGGTTCAAAAGTGGCGCTTTTTGCAACTATGCGATTTGAGGAACATCATAAAAACTTTTCACAAATACAAATGTCACCATTTTTACACGATCATTCTCATTTCATGTGACTAAATGCGTTTCTCTCGTCACCTGCCCAGTTATGACCTCGGAATGGAGAACCGTGACGCTACGGACGACCATGTGACGGTGGAGGCAGCTGAGGCGGTGCGGCGCTACAGCGTGGGCATCAAGTGTGCCACCATCACGCCAGATGAGAAGCGGGTTGATGAGTTCAAACTGAAGCAGATGTGGCGCTCGCCCAACGGGACCATTCGGAACATACTGGGTGGCACCGTCTTCAGGGAAGCCATCATCTGCCGCAACATCCCCCGCCTGGTTCCCGGCTGGGTCAAGCCCATCATCATTGGCAGGCACGCCCATGGAGATCAGGTAACTGTCTGTTGGATCGCAGTGTTGAGTTGGGCTGTCATGACTAATTAcgtttttttgaaaaacagttttcaaaCAGAGATCCAGAAGCACCCGCAATAAGTGTAAATCCAGAATATGGATgaaccgtatatatatattttaacagtCTTCCTCCTCCCACACCTTTAGCACGTATTAATAAAGCACATGACcatattaaaacacactttttttaaggTATTCCGAGCATCTCTTCTCACTCTCTCAAGAAATGGGGAAACACATATAACATCActttgaaagaagaaaacaaataagaggctGCTTTCTTCAAACAGATTGCAATAAACAAAATTTGTCTGCGAACATTCGCCACTGAGTGAGATACCAGCTTAAATCATCAAATGTTTTAGTATTCGGctcaatgtatgttttttttttgcaaaggaaaatgaaactggaattcattttcaggtAGAGCAATACGTTTTGGAGCAATCTGTTAAAACAGAAGCAAGATTCCATCAGTCGATGACCTTCTCAAAGAGGGCCCTTGCAAATATTGCCCCTTACAATTTTTTGTTGAAGGGGTTATGGGTAGGAGTCACTGACCGTAATTTTCGATGTTTGCTACATATGGGTCTAGTGTATTCTTGCCTGGACAAAGACGTTTTGATGCTTCTAAATGTTAGTTGTCGACCTTGGTGGGGCGATGATGGGCGAGGGTGGATTGAGCATGAACGCTCCTAAACTGGCTGCCCAGGGCTACGCGTCCCTTCAACATGCCTCTTGCCCaacgtcagctgggataagcgtCAAATCAACCGTGACCCAAATAAGGAGGGGTGATTTAGAAGAGGAAAGAATGgcttaattgttttgttttctgccttTTTGTGTGCAGAACCTACATCACAGTTGAACTAGGAACATAAAGCAATCTTAAACTTGTAATTCTATTGTGTGACCGCAAAAATGCTCTCTTTCAAAATGCGTACTCCGGTAAAGAGAGTCGCGCCAAGAACAGATCGGCCctacttttgttttcatgaatctagaattgtaataaataattgcaaaaataaattgccGGTGTTGGGCCAAAACCTCCTTTGTGACATTAtgttaaatttctttttttccatctaccGGTACTGCCGATCAGTCCAGATGTGTGggtgttatttttttgccaatataaagtgttgaaaatggcctgTGCTCTTTGAAGATGCAACATTAATGGttcaacaaacatgtttttagggtgtcctgaaaagtgatgattttacaGGTACGACCTGATGCCAGCAATATCTAAatcttacattttatttaatttttggatAGTATAGATTGTCATTTTACTAATTTCCCTTCATCGATTTTGGGGGGTAATAAtgattattaactcattcatagCAAATGACAAAAACTTTTGTCTTGTAATCATCCACACATGCAGAACCAGGCATATAtttattcttgtcattttttttcacatactaTGGTGAACGAGGGCCTGAATTTGGCTTGGAGTGAATTAGTAaattattgttcttttttcaaatattatttttaatggaatAAATACCCCTGTGAGGCTAcgcggataagaaaatggatggacggatgattTATTGACAGAATTAGAAAATACCTCAACTGCCTTGTTTTGATTGAAATTTGTTCCCAAATTGACTGTGTAGAACTGtggtggaaaaaagaaatcaattttgGTTATTGCATAACAAGCTGCTTCCtttctccctttctctctctctctctctctctctctccaattTGTGGTTACTTCAGACATGACTCTGTTGCCAGGAGATGTACAGTAAAAAGATTACATTTCATAAGCTGGCCTTTGGACCATCATGTTCTGTTCCGCAGGCCAATGTCAATAGCACTCTAGCCCCGGAGCAACAACTACAACTAGGTGAAGTGTCATGCAGCGGAAAGTTGCGCAATGTCTATGAAAACCTCTGCTGTATCTCTTCCATCAAAAGACTTTCACAGGCCCAGTTCTTTACTTGAAATGTAACTTTGGGTGGTGGATTTCTAAAGCATTGACAATTCCTTCAACATGTTACCCACAGTACAAAGCCACCGACTTTGTGGTTCCCGGGCCGGGCAAAGTGGAGATGATCTACACGCCTGTGAGCGGAGACCAGGTCAAGTTCGTCGTCCACAATTTTGAAGGTATGCACTGGGGTTTGACACCAGTCATACTTTGTGATAGtgtcagagaaaaaaacccaaatgagTTAAGAGTTAGGAATTGATCATTGACATGCATGTTAATAGTTTTATGCAGTAACAGCGgttaaattgttgttgttggcggtgttttttttttcacttttacattttaaatgggaTGTCAAGTCAAAAATTTTCATCACAATAATACATTCTGTGCAAAGCCAGGAGTCagaacacggcattctgattcataatgtgcagaaaaatccacctgtttttatgCGTCTCACGGGGAAGCCATTTTGCCAACTGAAAATAACATCACGGTTTCAACAGGCTCAAGTAATGACTGTCACGGCAAACCTGTTTTGTGGGTTTGGTCATGAGGCATTAGCAAGCTGAGTCCTGAGGCAGAGCATGTCCTGCCGAGAACTCCAGTGTTATCCATGTAGTCGTTCTTTGCAGGGGAAAAAGAATACACTATATGACTGAACTGTTatcttgtctgtctacatgtgttgctgcaccatttggtTTCAAATATCTGCTGCTTAAAGCTTTACATAACACAGCCACATCATTACCAGTCATTGCCCATGTTAGCATTAGCCTTAACATAGCAGATTAAAGGCTCAACGAAGTGGCTGTTTTAAATATGCAAcgtgtcgttttgttttttctgtttcatttggTAATAAAATTAAACTGAGTGACAATAAATAGCTTGaagccatttattttaaaaccaaTTCTGGCATTGCTCCCATGCAGCGTTTGTATCTCTGTGCTCGCAAGTCGAAGCAATAAAACAGCCAAAtgacagctgaaaaaaaaacgtggaaaTTGGATCACTCGTACCTCAAGGCAACACTCCATTATTCTTAATaatatttgtatgttttatttgattgtttttcacatttctaATTTTAACAGTCTACCAGGCGTTTTAGTCAACAGAaactggcaaaatggctgccccccgagatggctaaaaatgggtggattgtGCTGCTTAACTCACTCTACAAACGTAATATTCATCGGAATTCCGTGTTTATACTAAGTCGGGGCACATCGAAcgtattattgtaaagaaaatgtttgggttGATCAAAAATTTGACTAAAATAGATCCGGGGCACACTGTCTCTACTGTGCATATTTGTGTGTAGGCACTGGCGGCGTGGCATTGGGGATGTACAATACGGACAAATCCATCAGGGACTTTGCGCACAGCTCCTTTCAAATGGCTCTGGTGAAATGCTGGCCTCTGTACCTCAGCACCAAGAACACCATTTTGAAGAAGTACGATGGACGATTCAAGGACATTTTCCAGGAGATCTATGAGAAGTATGCGTGCACatttacacccacacacactcacatgttTCTCATTCATCatactttgtatacagtggaAACTAcaagtcaaacacacaaaatcaaaatcatcaCCAGCAAATCTCATGAGACAACAGCTCAGTGAGCATCTCAAACAGTGGTCGGCAACCTGCGGCTCCTGAGTCACATGtgactttggaaaataaatgagtgtctaatttcaaatttgttttattttacttcatttgtttttcaaatgtcattctTAATTTAACAGCGATGGtgtttttgtaaacattttttgttgctcAATATATGCGCGGATGCAGATAAGCGACACCTGTCGCCAAGATTCATTGAGTATTTAGCTGCTGGTAGATAAATCTTGGATAAATCCAATAAAAGAAAAGTTTCTAAAGAAAgcgaaatgtttttcttctgctttttttgATGATATGTCCACATAAGCATAGCATTGATCGCAATGAATGTAAAATGAATAAGATTTATGATGATGGTGCTGATGGTTTCATTGTTTATCATATTTTCTCTgggaaaatatgttttaaatccacactcacactcctaCTTATCCTTACTCGACAGGGAATACCGTGCTCAGTTTGAGGCCAAAGGTATTTGGTACGAGCACCGTCTGATTGACGACATGGTGGCCCAGGCAATGAAGTCAGATGGAGGCTTCATTTGGGCCTGCAAGAACTACGATGGAGATGTACAATCCGACTCAGTGGCTCAAGGTTGGTACGATTGACCTGTGGTCCATATAACAGCAAAACAAATCTGAAATGCAGCAACATGGCTTTTCAGTATTTAGGTTCCAACTACTACACCAGGGTATGATGAACAGTGTTTTTGCTTCCACAAATGTTAGTATGGAGCATTTTGGGATCACGACTCGGTGGTGCTGTGACTAATTGACAAATTTAACAGGTACTGCAGATTTCTACCGGGCGGCgcattcatcacacacaagcTTTACTAAACGTCGTTAACCTTGCcatatttttgtgtgaatactgcaacacattcacacaaactgttTAGTTCCGCAAATTCTCCTCACTTTTTGACATTGTACCCAATCCAAATGtctcaaacaattaaaatcattcaaacttccaaatattgacaaaatataTGTGACTCACATCCCAAAAATCCACACTTACTTTACAATTGCTTTTGTTCACCACCACCCACAAAAAACATTCGCATGAATGAGACATTCCACCCAAATATGTTCTTCATCATTCCCATTCCAACTTCAAAATGTGCGGCTCATTCAGAATATCATGGGAACTCATTTTCACATTCtcagaattacatttttcatttcagttttggGGACTGTACCCTGCCACGAAGAGCGGAAATCCAAAATGATTGATGATTTTCAATGACGATATGATCACTTTACATGACACCGAAACAACAATCCAACCCATCgctgtcactccaaatcactaaatccaatgtaATCTTTATCCTcagtgtcacttttaaagaacTCCCCAAACCCCGCAGGTAAAAGATGCGGCGTTTCCTCTTCTCCGTCGCTTATGTCAGAGTCATcttcagtattttatttattttttaatcagttaCAGCCAAATGGGCAGTATCAACACATGCCTAGAGCACCCTCTTGTggttaaatgtgaaaataatacagtatgtgaaatgatatacgtaatctgttcatttcacacacaaattGCTACAGAGTACAAATTGCACCcacggccaaactatgaaaaaaaatcggtgacttatagtccggaaattactGCATATGCGTTCAAGCGAGGCCTCCGTAGTCATGGGttggagaaacaaaaacatgcaatatCAGCTTTTTCCCACTTTTAGGCTACGGCTCCCTGGGAATGATGACCAGCGTGCTGATCTGTCCCGACGGACGGACCGTGGAGTCGGAGGCGGCGCACGGCACAGTGACGCGCCATTACCGGCAACATCAGCAGGGAAAAGAGACCTCCACAAACCCCATCGGTAGTGAACATGATCGATAAGTCAAATGTGCATGTTCTGCTTGTGTGTGAGAATGATTGTGGCATCCCGCTCCCCGCAGCTTCTATCTTTGCGTGGACGCGGGGCCTCCTCCATCGAGCGAAGctggacaacaacatggagcTCCGCGTGTTCTCAGAAGCACTCGAGGCTGTTTGCGTGGAGACCATCGAGGCGGGCTTCATGACCAAGGATTTGGCCATCTGCATCAAGGGGTTGTCAAGGTTAGTGTTAAAAACAGTCACAATTATGTGGTACTGAAAATCCTTTGACAGGTAGCTGGAGAGAGAAAGTCTAATGCCAATAGTGCTCATTATGTAGATCGCGAGCTATCGGTAGCTCGCGAAGGTAGTGTCGGTAGTGCTCATGGCATTAATTCAAAACAATGCCAAATAAATGAATGGGGTCATTTGGCCATGGTCATTTTATAAGTAACTTACATTCTGAAAAAGTGTGGACACCCCCCGTCTGACACGATGTTAGGGTTTATCAGCTTTCAGGTGTCATTTCAGAATGAACCTAAAATACACTGCTTTTGACCTCCACCATCGGTGGGGGATAGGGATGAGCTTGactccaaataaaaaaatgggtgaTCCTAACTGATTTTAATTGCCTATATTCATAGTTTagatcagtggtcctcaactagaaaggctgtaggtccccttttttttttttaatataagacAAAGATCTGGTCCCATGTCCcccggcggtcatggggagcagggctatatgccaatttagtatggtcaagccaagcttatacaaatcaacactcctcacaaccaaccaatagtggggtgcatgaaaataacaattattcactttgccagtacacagcaaataatgacaggtattgtgttgaggcagaggaactcttttattttgttaagttgtgcttgcttaataatagaaatatccCTTTTAGAGAAATAagccatttttactttaactttgttaaacagtagttgtcttttttcaccttaatttaacaaaagcaaaacaaaatactcattttaccaaaataaatactaaaattgaaaacaaaaatattattttcatttgtacaattccccctttcacatcccctctgaaatcactgaaaaatatatcagaaaaggagttaagaaccattttaaaaactgacacaagggagcacaggaatgtgcagtgctgttcttccactaaaggtgaatgcaatgtctgaggcatgcaaatattatttgaggacgccattgggatgttcatttaccatgttgcggagTTCTgttgttaaacagctgcaaagatccccgggtagacgggagcaaaactgcacacaatcgaaacctcccgcgattcgtcttgtctaaagggctgttcacacggcaagatttggtccggtgctgcgccggggctgccccagtagagcgttcacacgtgcaaattggctccggcgtagccccggaaaagagcttataccaaatatttgctccggaccaaatgctcgtttgcgaagcagcaccggtgtaaattttcatgtgtgaacgcaactgggttcaattttctccagagcaaatgcttgtgaagagtacgtatggcgagaatgcgttgctttcgtgctatgtcggacttccgtaatgtgtttgtttcataacgacacaagacttggctagtaacatctttccttttgtaggagactggactgtctcggagttgtttgttcacaaccccccgctccccatagaatttatttcgtGATtttctctcttgattttctgtttggcgcattaatgtttgcttttctgagtgtcattgaagtcatcgttcatttacgttttcttgggcggttgtttgcaacaaaatatatcggtgcagcgccggagcaaatgtgtgccgtgtgaacggcccttaattgtctgtgtgcggctctcctgtgctgtaGCTGTGAGCACtttgtggcgtcgcgcatgcatcTGTTACCTGACACAATcaaccattttgaatgcgtgatgcttatgtatgggcacaccttaagttcagaggagccaatcagcgcatcgttatcgccgacatgccctgctcagccatgaGCATGAGCCaattcgtcaaacattatacacacacagtcgcgctgctgcgccctctgcaatacatctgttcgtgcacgcaaataataaaacggatcattttaacaagcgatcgtggtaatgcgcagattatagtccaaaaatataaaatgtgtaacgtaaaaatcactttataatttattattttataaaatttgccgagggtccggacagaggaggtcggcggtccggtcgtggatcgcggtccgccagttgaggaagttTGGTCAGAGATACCAACCCCTATCATCGCATATCAGGAACATTCTGGATATTTTGTCCGGGACAAAACGACAAACGTGCCCTATCTACAAAGATGCTGAACAACATGaatattttctttcaattttgtttCTCTGCGTAGTTTCAAGTGGAGTATGCGCGGGGAGCTTTAGATCCaagatatacatattttttcgttttgttttgttttgtttttgcacacaCAGCACAGAGCAGGAGACATGGAGTGCATTTGGTTGATTCATGAATCAAAAACCTGTTCTGAATTTTCCTGTTTGGCTCCACTATTGTTGGGTAATAGTTCGCCTTTTTAATGGTAGAAATTATTGTCCTGCGTAAGTACGTATTGGCCTGGTAGCTTGTCAATAAAAACCTGATCAGTTTTTCGACAAATCTTTCTCTGCTTACAGTGTGACGCGCAGTGACTACCTGAACACCTTCGAGTTCCTGGACAAGCTGGCAGAGAACCTGAAGGCCAAGCTAGCCAATCAGCCCAAGTTGTGATGCATGTGAACGCaaagcacacgcgcgcgcgcacacacacacacacacacacacacaccaatataCACTCACAGACATTGCTGCTGCTTGAGGCTTGCTCGTCACACAGAAGCAAGCAAGACCGGGCCCTCATGTCCAGCAGGCCTTTGGACAAGAAATACATTCATGACTTCAAACAGGAAGTGTGAGTGGACTGAACTGTACTCAA
This window contains:
- the idh1 gene encoding isocitrate dehydrogenase [NADP] cytoplasmic, producing the protein MAAKIKAGSVVEMQGDEMTRVIWELIKQKLIFPYLELDLHSYDLGMENRDATDDHVTVEAAEAVRRYSVGIKCATITPDEKRVDEFKLKQMWRSPNGTIRNILGGTVFREAIICRNIPRLVPGWVKPIIIGRHAHGDQYKATDFVVPGPGKVEMIYTPVSGDQVKFVVHNFEGTGGVALGMYNTDKSIRDFAHSSFQMALVKCWPLYLSTKNTILKKYDGRFKDIFQEIYEKEYRAQFEAKGIWYEHRLIDDMVAQAMKSDGGFIWACKNYDGDVQSDSVAQGYGSLGMMTSVLICPDGRTVESEAAHGTVTRHYRQHQQGKETSTNPIASIFAWTRGLLHRAKLDNNMELRVFSEALEAVCVETIEAGFMTKDLAICIKGLSSVTRSDYLNTFEFLDKLAENLKAKLANQPKL